GGGTCCTGGTGAAGGGTACCGGGACCTGAGGGGTGTCTGGGGGGCAGCGGCGGGGAGGGGGTTcggcctgtgctggggcagcgcCGTGTGAGGGGCTCGGGGTGCCCGGGCTGTGAGGGCGCCCTGCGAGGGCAGCGGGGCTCGGCTGTGGGGGTGATGGCGTGAGGGGAGCGGGGCTGTGCgggagaggggctgtgctgggtgaggcTGTCCCGTGAGGGTGAGGGAGGGACCCCCCTGCTATGTGAGGGGAGAGGGAGTGGGGCTGAAGAAAGGCTTCCTTGAAAATGGGTGTGCTCGCTCTCCTCTTTGCCCCTTTGTGTTGCCTAAATTTTGTTGGAAGCACTCTGTTGCAGTCAGCAGCTTTACCTGATTTGCAGCTCTGGCCACCTAATGTTTTTCTTTTGAGCTCtcctttgttgtttttgttgcgTAAAAATATTGGTGCTATTACGAAACAGATTTTTGTGCTCGAGCTATTGCTCAATTTTCACTTTGGGATTTACTTCATTAGGCTTATCACATGTTATTTAGTAGCATATGCTCGGCTAAATATGTTTCCACGGTGATGTATGAGCTCCTTCACACCTGAgaaatttcaaattaaaattctgttttatttGCAGAGAAAACATGTAACTATCTACAAATTTATGGGAGTTTAAGTTTAGACTTATTGTAGGGTTGTTTCTTCATGAGCCTCTGCTCCAGCCATTACTTGTGTGAGGCAGGAGCCAGTTCCTGTTTCAATGTGAAGTTAAATATTTACATTCAGGCTTGTGTAATGATGGGGTGGTTTGGGGACTTATTTCATTCCTCTGTGTCCCTTTTTGTTTTACAGGTCAATAAGTGTTGTGTTTCTTGACTTGATTTCCCCTTCCTCAGTTGTATGAAGTATTTTAATTGTTTTCCTTAATGCAGATAAACTTTATGGGGGTATAAACTTTATAGTTGAATGGTAACTGGcactttgaaaaggaaaaaaagtattgAGGTCTCTTTATGCATTTACTCACCCTTGTCAATGTTTGGCTTGCTATTGAAGGATGATGATGCTGAGGAAATATGGAGTATCAATTTGTGCTAATTCTTGGTCATGCATGGGTTTTTGGCTGGTGTATGAATTTTTTGgaggctttttttttgttattggttGTTGTCTGTAAAAGTTTCAATTTTGCTTTGTAGAACCAAGTCAGTTTTCACAAACACTGAACGGAGTCCCTCCCTCAAACCAAGTCAGCAGTGGAATGGACCCCTTCCATGCCTGTAGTATTCTCCAACAGCTGAAGACCATGTATGATGAaggacagctgacagacattgtgGTGGAAGTGGATCATGGGAAAACATTCTCCTGTCATAGGAATGTTCTTGCTGCAATCAGTCCTTATTTCAGGTACAACCATCCCTTGTTCTAGTGGGCATCAAAGCAGACAGAATATTAGTATAGGTATGGTTTGTTTAGATTTTCATTTAATGAAAATGAGTTCTGTGTATTTATACATAATATAGTGCACCTAGCAAGTAAAGATTACTGTTCTCTTAAGGTCAATGAATTAACAGTGTCTGTTCCTCAAAGGAAAGTTTCACTGGAGGCAATGTCACACAATTGTAAGCCAAGCAAAACTGCCCCCAGTACTGAGAGTATCAGAGATACAGTAAGAACATATTGAAACGATTTGTTTCTTTTCAAGTTACATATTTTAGCATGCTGGAGTATATGTAGGAAATAACTGGTTGAAGGTTGAATGCAAAGACTTGGACATGTCAAGACCTTTGCTTGTAAACTCAGTGAATTTTAACATGGGGTTAGTGAGATAATTGTGCTAAGTTAGTGATAAGCAAGAAGTTCCACTTTTGTTCCAGTAAGTGTAGAAATGATCTTACATTGAGGTATCCCAACAGGAAAGTGTAACACCTGTGATAAATGTTTGTGCCGACAGAGGGGCAAACACATTTGGGCTGGCTGtacaatatatttaattttatgcCTGTAGCCAGAGGTAACAGCTGCAGGCAGACTGGTGAGGgtagcagctgcaggcagactgGTGAGGgtagcagctgcaggcagactgGTGAGGgtagcagctgcaggcagactgGTGAGGgtagcagctgcaggcagactgGTGAGGgtagcagctgcaggcagactgGTGAGGGTAACAGCTGCAGGCAGACTGGTGAGGGTAACAGCTGCAGGCAGACTGGTGAGGGTAACAGCTGCAGGCAGACTGGTGAAGGTAACTGCAGCCAAGGTGCTGGGTGTTTGTGCCTTGCAGATCGATGTTCACGAGCGGCCTTACCGAGAGCACGCAGAAGGAAGTTCGGATCGTTGGTGTCGAGGCAGAGTCGATGCATTTAGTGTTGAACTATGCATATACCTCCAGAGTAGTGCTGACAGAGGCCAACGTTCAAGCTTTGTTCACTGCAGCCAGTATCTTCCAGATCCCTTCCATCCAAGACCAGTGTGCTAAATACATGATCAGTCACTTGGACCCACAGAACTCCATTGGGGTGTTCATCTTTGCTGATCACTATGGTCATCAGGAACTCAAGGACAGGTCACAAGACTACATTCGCAAGAAGTTCCTGAGTGTCACCAAAGAGCAAGAGTTTCTTCAGTTGAGAAAAGACCAACTGATAAGTATCCTCAACAGTGATGATTTAAATGTAGATAAGGAAGAACATGTTTATGAGAGCATTATAAGGTGGTTTGAGCACGAACAGAATAAGAGAGAAGTGCACCTTCCAGAAATATTTGCCAAATGCATCCGTATGCCTCTGTTGGACGAGACCTTTTTAGAGAAAATCCCTCCCGTGTTTGCACAGGCGATGGCCAAAAGCTGTGTACAAAAGGGACAGCCCAGTGCCAATGGCTACACGCAGCGGCTCGGGATGACCGCTTCCGAAATGATCATCTGCTTCGATGCTGCCCACAAACACTCAGGAAAGAAGCAAACAGTGCCTTGTTTAGATTCGGTCACAGGGAGAGTGTTCAAACTATGCAAGCCACCCAATGACTTGAGGGAGGTGGGAATTCTGGTGTCTCCCGACAACGACATTTACATCGCGGGCGGGTACAGGCCCAGCAGCAGCGAGGTCTCCATCGACCACCGGGCCGAGAGTGACTTTTGGATGTACGATCACTCTGGCAATAGGTGGATTCCCAAGGCTCCCCTGCTGCGGGCCAGGATAGGCTGCAAGCTGGTTCACTGCTGTGGGAAGCTCTATGCCATCGGGGGCAGAGTGTATGAAGGAGATGGGAGGAACTCCCTCAAGTCTGTGGAGTGCTACGACAGCCGGGAGAACTGCTGGACAGCTGTGTGCCCCATGCCTGTGGCCATGGAGTTCCACAGCGCTGTGGAGTACAAGGATAACATCTATGTTTTACAGGGTAAGGTGGTGTGACTGCCTCTCTGGTGCTTTACTGGAAGTGGGGATTGTTCATTCTGACTGTCTGTGTTTTCTTTAGCAATTTGGAAAAATCCCTTGGGCAATGGGGTGGGGGAGAAAAGGGGGGAACTAGGAAGAAGGAGGTTGCTGTTTGAATTCTCATGCCCTGGGAATGTGTCACTGAGATGTAGTGCTGAGTTATTGCAAAGATGGCATTTTTGGTGGTATTCTGAGTCAACAATACAGTGTTTAAATTAACTCTGAAAATTCCTCATTAAATCTTTACCTGGATGAAATGCACCAacatttaagaaaaaatattgtCCTATGAAAAAGCACTTTGCATTTTACTTAGCTAAAGCTGAGAAAATTCCTGGTGTCTTGTTCTTGGTAACTTGTAAAAGTTGATTAACAACTTCTAAGCCTTCATTTCCTGTCCTACCCTACTTTCTGAAGTCATCTTAGAAACTGGAAAGAGATAAAGCATCTCTCTTAGTTAACTCTGTTCCTTTGGTCAGTAATTACAGTAGTGCCTTTACACTCAGTGCACACTGAAAAGTGCTGAGACTGCTCTGAGGCCGTGGTAAGAGACCCACAAagtgaggaaggaggaggagatgtcccagttttgttttgctgagGGCCACCTCTGTAAACACCTGCTCAAGTTGGGGTCTCATGCACACCAACTCCTTGGGTCACTTCTATACAAATCTAGACAACagagaagaaacaggaaaaacaatactgTAAGATCCTTATTATTTAGCAGAAGAAGTTAACATTATTTCTTGACTTTGCATTCATGATCTTCCATGTGACTTGCAGTTTTCTTCTTCCATTGTTTCTGTATCATGTTCTACTCCTGTTGGTTGTGGCCTTAAGTAGTTCTGTTGTGCTAAAAAGTTCTTTAAATCTCTCTTGAGTCAGATGTCTGCTTTAGGTGTTTAGAAAGGAATGCTGAAGAATGCTGAACTTGGTATTTGTTCTTTTAGTGTTTCTTAGAACTGATAAAAGGTGGATGATATTATAACCCATAGAACAAGAGTGCACCTTGTTCACAAGTTTTAGCTGCTCTGATTCTGTGCTTCAGTGCTTTAAGTGACAACTGACTGCTCACACAAATAAGCTGCTTCCTGTGCTAACCAGCAAATTCTAAAGAGTGGTGTTATGAGTGGCTAGAAAAAACTAGATTGAGCTGTGCTGTAGTATAAAGAGCTTAGCTTTTAGTAATTTTTCTAGGGAAAACTCCTGTGTTAGAAGTAGTCAATAAGAATTGATGAGTGTGAAAATGCCTATGGAATGCTGGGGTCAGTCACAGGAGATTGCACTATGGAACAAAACTAGATAATCAAAATTAGTATTATCTGTAACACCTTAACTCTGTTCCACCAATTTTACTGTCTCACTTCTGCATTCTTTGTTATACTTGAGGTGTTTGGTCACACAACAGCTTGGTTAAAATTCTTGAGATAGCCATGTGAAATCATGTGTGATTTGAATTCTGCTACTATTGCCTTTCTCCCACTGGACTTTACAAAAGTCAAGGAAGTCTTTATCCATGTTCTTTTCATTAAATATACAGAGCATGAGTTTTTGGTCACCTGAACTTCGTTTATCTGCAGTCTgtagctgctgctctgtgcactgAGCAGCAGAAGTGTTTTATGACCTAACCACAAACCATGAATCAGTAGCTTCATGCAGGTTCTCACCTGGCCTCCATTTCACCAATCAGCCTGAATGTGTAACCCAGCCACCTGATACAGCAGCTCCAAAATCTGAGTGTAGTGTAAGACAGAATTCAGGGTTTGAAAGCTGCTAAACTTGAGCAAATCATTGTGAGACTCCCCATCTGCAGATGACGCATTGTGAAGATGTTAAAGAGTGAAACAAATGTACTACAGATATTTCAAGAGTGGAATCTTGAAAGGTTTAGTCCCAAATTAAAAAGCATGGTTTAGAAATGATACAGGATACTTAGAAACTGTGTAAAAGGTGTTTCTTTGTAGGATACCTAGACACTGCGTAAACTGTAATATCTGTTTACACATATTTCTGTGTAAAATATGTTTCAAATACTCTCTGCTTCAGCTGAATCAGAAATTCAAAGTAGGTTTTAGTGATGCTATTAATCTTTTTGTAAAGTACTAAAAGGAAAGCAGCTAATGGTGCTGGGGAGTTTGTTTTGGGATGCAGGCTCTAGAACATTCAGTGTGTTCTGTCTGTGGAAGGACTTTCCTGAGAGCTCAATTACTGCGGAACTGTTGTCTGGAAACAAAGCATGAGTTATAttttattttccctctctctccagGGGAGTTCTTCCTTTGCTATGACCCTCAGAAGGATTACTGGGGATTCCTGACCCCAATGACTGTGCCTAGAATCCAAGGCCTGGCCACAGTGTACAACGACTCCATCTATTACATCGCGGGCACCTGCGGGAACCACCAGCGCATGTTCACAGTCGAGGCCTACGACATCGAGCAGAACAAGTGGACTCGAAAGAAAGACTTCCCCTGTGACCAGTCCATCAATCCATACATCAAACTGGTTCTCCTCAAAAACAAACTCCATCTCTTTGTCAGAGCTACTCAAGTCACTGTTGAAGAGCACGTTTTCAGAACCAGCAGGAAGAATTCGCTCTACCAGTATGATGAGGTCACTGACCAGTGGCAGAAAGTCTACGAGACTCCAGACAGGCTCTGGGATTTAGGCCGGCATTTTGAATGTGTTGTTGCTAAATTGTATCCGCAGTGTCTTCAGAAAgttatttaaattcttttttttttgggttttggtttttttttttttttttttcagtaacagGCCTTAGTGATTTCAGTGGTAATTTGATGCTAGAGAAAACATGtcttaaaagaaaacaaagaaattcTGTCAGTATTTATTGTAAGATGAAACAGACAGTTTTTTGTATATGGGGATGGGTGCTCTTTAAAGGTTGCAGTCCGGGGAGGGACTTGTTGGTTCAGTTTCATGTTCACTGATATTTTCCTGGGAAATGAGAAGGAGGTTACAAAGTGCAATtatcagcatttttttttctggtatacACTTAATCATGTCATACtaaagggtttttttgtggtAAAAGCAAATGAAGTGGAAGAGCCAGGATAACTATGCACTACAGTGAAAGAAAATCTAGCATTAATAGTTGAGGATGTCCAAGATGTGTTGAAGtgacttttcttcttctctttttttttaatacggGTAAAATTTGAGGCAATATCACTaagttttgttgctttttttttttaatttagattgAAAGTACACAGAGAGGAATGGTAGATCCTGATTCATAATGATCTCTTCTTTTTGTACTGTTTTTGAAGTCTGCTAAGATGTTTGTGATGTTGTTTGTGCACTGCAATTTGGGAGAAAAACTCAAGTCAGAATTGGATTGTGGAGTACCTTTGCCCCGGATGGAGGCCTGTTCATATTGTTGTACCAGTTCCTGTCTGTGGATTTTTGTTGAGATTGAGCTTAATGATAGTGgggaaaataccccaaaacctGTTTTTTGCCACATAGGTGTAGTGctgtaaaaacttttttttttttttaacactgattaaaactttttttttcacccCGTAAAGGGCTTTAACCCAAAAGTTGATGGTGCTAGTACATTTTTAATACTTGTTTGTCTGAACTGGGCCAGCCTTCTGCTACTGTTTAAGACAGCCTGTTATTTTCCATGGAGTGTGTGTCTGTCTTCAGGCCCTGTCCTGTCATCAGATTCTTTTCTAACATAACATTTTTACTGCAGTGGTGTTCTTGCACAGAATGGTGACAGGATATGGCCTTAATAATACtgattctcttttattttttctctttgtgtGGAGTGTTCATTCTGTCTCCACTACAGTACAGTGCTATGTGCAGAGTTGGCATGTGCTCTGGTAATTTGGAAAAGTGTGGTTTAACTTTgcaagttgtttttcttttctctttgcagTCAAGCCCCCAACTATCTTCTATTTCCTTCTGATCTATAATGTGAAAAGTTGCACTACTGAGCTGTCAGCATTATCCAGTGTATTAAAGCAAAATTGACAATAAGCATCCATGGCTTAAATTATCTTAGGGGAAATACAGAATAAGGAATATATTGCAACACTTGTCTTtatgtatttaacatttaacttatttttaaaaagcaaataacTTTGACCTTCAGTCTCTACTTCAGTAGTGAAAGTTGGATTTAAAAGGGAAAAGAGGACTCCTAAAACTTGCATCAGCTGTGATTTACCAGGTTTCTTACAGCTCTACTTTTTGCAGAGCTTTAAGTTATCCTACTCTTTGCTGTCTTTTCCTGTTGACCTAAGTAAACCAGTTAACTTGACATGGCACTGGCCATCACTGCCTGAAAGTGCTTACCATTATCTGGCTTAGCAGCTGATACTTCAGTCAGCCAAATATTTAGCTCATTGTTTATCCCCCTGGCATGGCTGAGGATTTGGATAATGTTTGTTTACTACGTGGTCTTCCTGTTCCCAAATGGAATCTTCCTAACACATGAAAATACTCGCCTGGTTCTATTTATTAATTCTTGCACAAAATGTTTGAgaggcaaaaacaaacaaaaaactgtgaaatgaaaagcaaaataaaaatgccTCTTTGCATTACATACCTCATCTTCCAGAGACTCACCAAACTCTTCTTCCAATGCAAGCACCTGCATTTTGATTTTTTCCTGAATTTGGCAATTCTTGCTTAGACTGCATTTTCCAACAGTGTTGAGGTGTGTTGTttctttgtttagttttcttcctCTGGGTAGTTTTATCTATATGCATAGCCAGGAATAAGGGGTTTTCTGAAAAGTACAACTAATTTAATGTTTAACTAATGATCCTTAGTCCTTGGCTAGCTCTCTTTGCGCTGTTGTAGGCCTCTAGCTGCAAGCTTTCTGAAGCACCCTCCCTAACAGTGTTGCATTTGTGtgtaaaaccatttttttttttttgcaaagtgtTATGTAactttttccttgtttctttgtttgtgtttcttttttttttttagcttggtTGACTATTTACAAGATTTCTTGCTGCTTTTTGACAATCTATATTTATTTAGTAGAACAAATTTCAATATATTACTTGAAACTATGAAATAGAATTGAGTTAGCAGTTGACTGGTCATGTGATGTATAGGAGTACAATATGCTGTGGTTAATTCTGCAGTAGGTTTGTTAATTTTGTTTATCTGCACTAAAGTACGAAGATCTCCATTCTGTTTAACCATTCAAACTGAGGGTGTGATCCAAGTCTGTCATGTGTTTGAAAGCTAAATCCTGGAAATTGCTGTGGGAGTAGAATATACTAAATCTTTTGCATGAGGAGTTTGTTGAGACAGTAATGTAGCTGTGACATTTTGCCAATTCTTAAATGCTTCTACGTTATGCTGAAAGTCAGATTCCTGGTAAAGTTTTGCTTTAGAGTCAGGCTTAAGTAAACTTgcacagcacaaaaaaaaa
This region of Melospiza melodia melodia isolate bMelMel2 chromosome 10, bMelMel2.pri, whole genome shotgun sequence genomic DNA includes:
- the KBTBD8 gene encoding kelch repeat and BTB domain-containing protein 8, with the translated sequence MAALGEPSQFSQTLNGVPPSNQVSSGMDPFHACSILQQLKTMYDEGQLTDIVVEVDHGKTFSCHRNVLAAISPYFRSMFTSGLTESTQKEVRIVGVEAESMHLVLNYAYTSRVVLTEANVQALFTAASIFQIPSIQDQCAKYMISHLDPQNSIGVFIFADHYGHQELKDRSQDYIRKKFLSVTKEQEFLQLRKDQLISILNSDDLNVDKEEHVYESIIRWFEHEQNKREVHLPEIFAKCIRMPLLDETFLEKIPPVFAQAMAKSCVQKGQPSANGYTQRLGMTASEMIICFDAAHKHSGKKQTVPCLDSVTGRVFKLCKPPNDLREVGILVSPDNDIYIAGGYRPSSSEVSIDHRAESDFWMYDHSGNRWIPKAPLLRARIGCKLVHCCGKLYAIGGRVYEGDGRNSLKSVECYDSRENCWTAVCPMPVAMEFHSAVEYKDNIYVLQGEFFLCYDPQKDYWGFLTPMTVPRIQGLATVYNDSIYYIAGTCGNHQRMFTVEAYDIEQNKWTRKKDFPCDQSINPYIKLVLLKNKLHLFVRATQVTVEEHVFRTSRKNSLYQYDEVTDQWQKVYETPDRLWDLGRHFECVVAKLYPQCLQKVI